From the Desertifilum tharense IPPAS B-1220 genome, one window contains:
- the murD gene encoding UDP-N-acetylmuramoyl-L-alanine--D-glutamate ligase has product MAHAHVIGLGKSGLAAARLLQREGWQVSASDRNTSAPLQQQQQQLQSEGIPVYLGSDFNLEASGELPQCIVVSPGVPWDVPVLVQARTLGIEVLGEVELAWRHLKQIPWVGITGTNGKTTTTALVAAIFQTAQLNAPACGNIGRAIGELALAATDSSKKPLDWVIAEISSYQIESSLTLAPEIGVWTTFTPDHLNRHKTLSNYYNIKASLLKRSRWQVFNGDDPYLCQMGLTQWQEAIWTSTAGKDKLLGDRDRGVYLEEGWVIAQGEPIVRADALKMVGAHNQQNLLMAVAVARLAGINKSAIAQAIAEFPGVPHRLETIRTLDGIVLINDSKATNYDAAQVGLAAVSEPVILIAGGEAKEGDDTAWLETIKAKAAAVLLIGEASELFAKRLAEVGYTAFEQVETLENAVPQGLALAKQYQAKGVLLSPACASFDQFQNFEQRGDRFRELCLSL; this is encoded by the coding sequence ATGGCTCACGCTCACGTCATCGGACTGGGAAAATCAGGTCTTGCAGCAGCACGCCTCCTGCAACGGGAAGGATGGCAAGTTAGCGCGAGCGATCGCAATACCTCTGCCCCCTTGCAACAACAACAGCAGCAACTTCAATCTGAAGGCATTCCCGTTTATCTGGGATCGGACTTCAACTTAGAAGCTAGCGGCGAGTTGCCCCAGTGCATTGTCGTCAGTCCGGGAGTTCCTTGGGATGTGCCTGTCTTGGTACAAGCCAGAACGTTGGGAATTGAAGTTTTGGGTGAAGTTGAACTGGCTTGGCGTCATTTAAAACAGATTCCCTGGGTTGGCATTACGGGAACCAACGGCAAAACCACCACAACTGCCCTAGTCGCTGCGATTTTTCAAACCGCCCAACTGAATGCGCCAGCCTGCGGCAACATTGGTCGTGCCATTGGAGAACTCGCTCTGGCTGCAACCGACTCCTCTAAAAAACCTCTGGATTGGGTCATCGCAGAAATTAGCAGCTATCAGATTGAATCTTCCCTCACCCTAGCACCTGAAATTGGAGTCTGGACAACTTTTACCCCCGATCACCTCAACCGTCACAAAACGCTCTCAAATTACTACAACATTAAGGCAAGCTTGCTGAAGAGATCGCGCTGGCAAGTGTTTAACGGCGACGATCCCTATCTGTGCCAAATGGGGTTAACCCAGTGGCAAGAGGCAATTTGGACGAGTACGGCTGGCAAAGACAAGCTATTAGGCGATCGCGATCGCGGCGTCTACCTAGAAGAGGGATGGGTCATTGCTCAAGGCGAACCGATTGTTCGGGCGGATGCGTTAAAAATGGTAGGGGCGCACAATCAGCAAAATTTGTTAATGGCTGTGGCGGTTGCGCGACTCGCCGGAATTAACAAGAGCGCGATCGCTCAAGCCATTGCAGAATTTCCAGGGGTTCCCCACCGTCTAGAAACCATCCGCACCCTCGATGGGATTGTTCTGATTAACGATAGCAAAGCCACAAACTACGATGCGGCCCAGGTTGGGTTAGCCGCCGTTAGCGAACCCGTGATTTTAATTGCGGGAGGAGAAGCCAAAGAAGGCGACGATACCGCGTGGTTAGAGACCATTAAAGCTAAAGCCGCCGCCGTCTTACTCATTGGCGAGGCTTCTGAACTGTTCGCCAAGCGCCTCGCTGAGGTAGGTTATACCGCCTTTGAGCAGGTAGAAACCCTGGAAAACGCAGTCCCCCAAGGATTGGCTTTAGCCAAGCAATATCAAGCAAAAGGGGTCTTGCTCTCACCAGCTTGTGCCAGTTTTGACCAATTCCAAAACTTTGAACAAAGAGGCGATCGCTTCCGCGAGTTGTGTCTGA
- a CDS encoding ATP-binding protein: MSFDAQVVVSDPLFSCSGEMSDRIRTRNWSATPLGAIATWPQNLRIALSILLSSQFPMQILWGPEYIHFYNDAYIPIAGNKHPQALGQRGRECWSEVWDFAGPLLDNVRTTGEATWSEDQLLWLNRQGYLEECYFTFSYAPIYGEAGQVDGIFIAVQETTSRLMSERRLKTLQAEAQESRNRLERVLASLNDAFMMLDRQWCYTYVNPPATQLFGKTEAELLGQPIWQVTPSFNEIACASQLRQAMTEQKVRYFERYCPLQNRWFELRVYPFPDGLSLLCVDISDRKQVETELAELLSREQAARVTSEAAREAAEAANRIKDEFLAVLSHELRTPLNPIIGWAQILQTRPLDPETTKRALETIERNAKLQTKLIEDLLDVSRILRGKLNLEAHSVDLATIIGVAIDTVRLACEAKSINLQTHFQPHVGCVMGDANRLQQVMWNLLANAVKFTPPGGQVNIRLEQVERDAQVTVSDTGQGISPEFLPHVFEYFRQEDGTLTRASGGLGLGLAIVHHLVELHGGTITVESSGLGLGATFTVRLPLSEKRSRPRSRAKTLLPHIHLRGMKILVVDDEADMRQFLRFLLEEYGASVGVADSAEGALQALKFDNFDVLVSDISMPQVDGYRLIRQIREQGNRIPAIALTAYAGEANRQQAISAGFQIHLAKPANPEELVEAIAQLKA, translated from the coding sequence ATGAGTTTTGACGCACAAGTTGTGGTTTCCGACCCTTTGTTTTCTTGCTCTGGCGAGATGAGCGATCGCATCCGCACTCGCAACTGGTCGGCAACCCCCCTCGGCGCGATCGCCACCTGGCCGCAGAATTTGCGGATCGCCCTGAGCATTTTGCTGTCTTCGCAATTTCCCATGCAAATCCTCTGGGGGCCCGAATACATTCACTTTTATAACGATGCTTATATTCCAATTGCTGGGAACAAACACCCCCAGGCGCTAGGACAGCGAGGGCGCGAATGTTGGTCAGAAGTATGGGACTTTGCCGGCCCGCTATTAGATAACGTTAGAACCACCGGAGAAGCTACTTGGTCAGAAGATCAACTCCTGTGGCTCAACCGTCAAGGGTATTTAGAAGAATGCTACTTTACCTTTTCTTATGCCCCCATCTACGGGGAGGCGGGTCAAGTGGATGGCATCTTTATTGCCGTACAGGAAACCACCTCGCGCTTGATGAGCGAACGCCGCCTCAAAACCTTGCAAGCTGAAGCCCAAGAATCCAGAAATCGCTTAGAACGGGTGCTGGCCAGTCTCAATGATGCGTTCATGATGCTGGATCGTCAATGGTGCTATACCTATGTCAATCCGCCAGCCACTCAACTGTTTGGCAAAACCGAGGCTGAATTACTCGGTCAACCCATTTGGCAAGTCACCCCTAGCTTTAACGAAATAGCTTGTGCTAGCCAACTTCGGCAAGCCATGACCGAGCAAAAGGTGCGGTATTTTGAACGTTATTGCCCGTTGCAAAATCGGTGGTTTGAACTGCGCGTGTATCCCTTTCCGGATGGTCTTTCCTTGCTGTGCGTTGATATTAGCGATCGCAAACAAGTGGAAACCGAACTCGCAGAACTCCTCAGCCGCGAACAAGCCGCCAGAGTCACCAGCGAAGCCGCCCGCGAAGCCGCCGAAGCTGCCAACCGAATTAAAGACGAGTTTCTCGCCGTCTTATCTCACGAATTGCGAACGCCCCTCAACCCGATTATCGGTTGGGCGCAAATTTTGCAAACGCGCCCATTAGACCCAGAAACCACCAAACGGGCCTTAGAAACCATCGAACGCAATGCCAAATTACAAACGAAATTAATCGAAGATTTGCTAGATGTTTCGCGGATTCTGCGGGGAAAATTGAACCTAGAAGCGCATTCGGTGGATTTAGCGACCATTATTGGAGTCGCCATCGATACGGTGCGTTTAGCCTGCGAAGCCAAGTCAATTAACCTGCAAACGCACTTTCAGCCCCATGTTGGCTGCGTGATGGGCGATGCTAACCGCCTGCAACAGGTGATGTGGAATCTGTTAGCCAATGCCGTCAAGTTTACCCCACCAGGCGGACAGGTGAATATCCGGTTGGAGCAAGTAGAACGTGACGCCCAAGTTACCGTCAGCGATACGGGCCAAGGCATTTCTCCAGAGTTTTTACCCCATGTTTTTGAGTATTTCCGCCAGGAAGATGGAACCCTGACCCGCGCTTCGGGGGGATTGGGTTTGGGGCTAGCGATCGTGCATCATTTAGTGGAATTGCACGGCGGAACCATTACCGTCGAGAGTTCCGGGTTGGGTTTAGGGGCCACCTTTACTGTCCGCTTACCGCTTTCAGAGAAGCGATCGCGCCCTCGCAGTCGCGCTAAAACCCTGCTTCCCCACATTCATTTACGGGGAATGAAGATTTTGGTGGTGGATGACGAGGCGGATATGCGCCAGTTTCTCAGGTTTTTACTCGAAGAGTATGGGGCAAGCGTTGGGGTTGCAGACTCGGCCGAAGGCGCTTTGCAAGCGTTGAAATTCGACAATTTTGACGTGCTGGTCAGCGATATTAGTATGCCCCAGGTGGATGGTTATCGACTAATTCGACAGATCCGCGAGCAGGGAAATCGGATTCCGGCGATCGCGCTGACGGCCTATGCAGGCGAAGCGAACCGCCAACAAGCCATCAGCGCAGGCTTTCAAATCCATTTAGCCAAACCCGCCAACCCCGAAGAACTCGTAGAGGCGATCGCGCAATTGAAAGCGTGA